The Arvicola amphibius chromosome 6, mArvAmp1.2, whole genome shotgun sequence DNA window TACCAGGATATAAGCATCACTGTACTCTGCAGTCTATTCAAGCTCCTTCTCATCTCTATGAATCGCACAGGTTAGATATTATTATGCTTGTTTTACTGAGAAGAAGCAGGTGTCCAGAATCTAAGTAACTTGCCCATCCCAATACCCATCTCAACAGTAAAGGAAACAGTCCTTTTAGGAAGACATATGGCTGCATATGTCATAAACAATCCATCTCCAGTGCTCTCCTATGACCTATCTGAGTCCTCTTATTTCTGGACCATGTGTGTCTCACATTAACTCCACACTGAATTCTTTGTTAACCACACGTATCCTGCCTTCTACTTTTTCACATTCTGTGAGATTTTCACACAGAAATATTTGTCAAgaacagtgttttattttattgacaaatAATGTCCGcccattttcattattgttgTCTTGGAATTGGAACTTGTTCATCCATGTTTTAAACAAATTGTTCTCATGTTTCTGAATAGTTGGCAAATGATCCCATCCCAATACTGAGGCAACAATGAAAAATCCCATCAACTAGGCCTCTGGTGTTTTCTTTGCAGTaatctcaatggaaacaatatgTCACATTAGGTGATCACTAACTGTGAAAAAAAAGCCCCTCCTTTTGTTCTTCTGAATTCTTTCCACAGAATCGTCAACACCTCTGTCTTCTTCAACACATGGAGTAGAGACAGTTCATTTTGGAGCTACAGTGTTCAACCATCATTTCCCTAACTTCTGACTAGTTGGCTAGGTGCCAAGGTAGCTTATAGGCATAAATGTCATGATTATAAAGAACTCATTGACATACCAACATTGCTAAATGGTGCCAACCTTAGCTGATTGACTGACTGTTCTTAGTACATGTGGGAAAACAGACTATGAGAAACTTGAGGCTGTCTCTAATCTCTTAATCATATATCTCCCTCACACCTAGCTCAGTGCATGACACAAAGTACTTGCTTAATAAATGAAATGACTCAATTCCTaatcttatacttttatttaattaagtaaatgaaaaagTACTATTTTGTTTCAGACACcacatgaagctgtgaaggaaCAAAGCAGATTTGACTCCTTCCTCACACTCtacattctgaagaaaaaaaaaaaaaccctcctagTGGCTCATACTATTGCCCTTGCTATTGGAAGTACCAAAGttgagcttcagtttcctcacTGTCTAGCTAGAAATTGGAAGAACTGCATGTTTTATAAAGTTATTTAGCTCTTATGAGTCTTTTTAAGGGTATAGACTATATGAAGCATCATGGAAATTAACTTCATGTTTATATTCTTAAATTGGTATGTACACATTAATATGTTAACTTTATGAAGAATCCAGCTCTTTGCCATTCACTGTAACTCTCTTTATATCATGCTCTTTAATTAATCTATAGGATCTAGTATATCTCAAATATAGAACGCAGTACATAGATTCATGAATAAAAACACCTCAAGTGTCACCAAGAATCCTGATCAGAATAATATTTAGGAGACACAGAACCACTCAGGAAACTCTACTCAAAATTGTATGTCAGTCAATAGGCCACTTTGTAGAATTATTTGGTTGAAAGATCCACCATGCAAAATCATTCTTCCTTCAATGTGTGCTGACAGCATAGCAATTGGTTACCAAGAATTGAGTGATTTAGGCTCTGAGTCTGAAAggtttcttgattttgttttgtatcCAAAACAAAAATGAGGTTGCATTCCTCTAAATTTTACAGGACTTTTGCTCACACCCTGTACCATTAAAACTAATGCAAATCATTAGACAAATTTGCATTCTCAATCAGCACCAAAGACTCTCCAGTAGTGCGTTATGATATCTGTAGGTAAAATATACTCTGAAAACTTATCAGCTCCATGGGAAAGACACTGAAACATAAATATAAGTAAGGACATTTCTAGTGATCTGTGCCGCTCAGATTGAGATGTCTCTAATTCCCACCACATCTGAGTTTTCACTTCTCCTCACAATAACAATGCagccattttcaaaaaaaaaaaaaaaaaaaaaaaaaaaaaaaaaaaaaaaaaaaaaaaaaacaatggcacaGGAGGGAAACTTTGTACAGAGGTTTTGTGAGCAGTTTTTCTGGGGCTTCCCTGAGGCTGGAATGAGCAGCTTGTTGGCTGGCTTTCCAAAGCTCTAGGCGGAGACAGGGATGTATGTCTAAAGACTCCACAAGACCTCCAAATGTTAAAGGCAGTTACTGCCCTTGGGAAATTTTGTCTCTCCTCAGTGCATTAAATATACTTTATACAAAATCAGTAGATATTTGTCTGAgcagatattttaattttcttattaaaaacagtaaataaaattacCTTTACCCTTGAGAATGGGTAACATGCTATTATCTCAAACAAATCAAAAGGACTATTTTCCCAAGATAAAAACATAAGctactcaaaaattaaaagtatcttCAATAGAAATCTATTTCACGCCATGAAAATTGAGTGCAAAATGATCCAAAATAGTTATTTCGTTATCTTGTTAGCCTATAACAGAAAACCAGGTGTTTCCAATTTCCTCAGAACTGAGTTGCCATTCGTGatagtggccagaagagggcaggctCTTGTTTCTTATAACCCGATAGTACTTTGTGTATTTACAAGgttaattttaaagagaattgtttgaaaacattttcctttttacaaACAGTAGCTAGAGAGTGGAAAGTCAGACATtccaaaaataatatattcaaatttattGGGTTTCCTTACTCCTGATGATTTCTatgcaaataaaatagttttaaatacttCGAATAATTTCAGTTCACCTGTGGTGGGATGGGGAAGAGgcggaaaacatggagagggaaagagggttGTTTTAGAATAATAACCACATAGTTAGAACTAAACTCAGTTTTTAATGACCCCTCTTGGTTGATTTTCTGCCATATGAATTGCTTGTTACAAATCTTTGCAACTATAAGTCCaaccctaaataaaataaaagcaggtaTGGCTTTATAATAGGAATGataatttatgaagaaaattcattagtttaaaataaaattatttcctgaaaTATGTTTATTCAAGGCACATATAATGTTCAAATGATTCTTTGATGTAATAAATGCTAAAGAAGTCTTCAAGTCTAAAGTCTACAGATTGCTTAAAAACAGCGTTTAAGGCTGGTAAGTCACTCATATACTCATTGAAGAACATTaataattgggggggggggggcgtgttaCAGTGTTACTGTTCCAGAAACACCACCGAATGGTAGGGTTGATATGTTACAGATGTTCCTGATTGGGCCTGAAATAAAGTCTACCACCAGTTACTAAGTGCTTGCCTTGAAGGTGGGAAGGCTCCCTAATCATCCCTGGAAAGGCATAATCCAAAGCTGGCCGAAAAGGCAGCGCTGGAACCAGTCCAGGCGTTAGGTACGGCGACACCAAACCAGACAGCGCTCTTCCTGGAGAATATGCCAGGCGCAGTGGGCTGAAAGCTAGCCTGGGGTTGAAACTGTAGAGACTTGAATCTCCTCCATAAGCAGCAGATGCGGCTTCAAGAGGAGACAGAGCTGATTTATTACTTAGAGTCCCAAAGTCAATGCTAGCAAGAGTAAAATCTGAAGCTCTCTGGAAGGCTGTGTCATCCAAGTCTGCGTGTGCTGGGTCCCTGCAGTCTGGCTTATGTTCTTTCCCATTTAAGATCTGTTCGATAGCTTGGACAACATCTCCCTTGCAGAACTGTAGGATGGCTTCTAGGCGGCTACGCCTGTAACCTGGAAAAATCCTGGTAAGAATTCCGAGAGGATCACGTGGTCTTGAGGTCACCTTGGAAAGGCTGGCTCTGGTAGCAATGAGATCTCTGGCCCATTCGCTTTCGTTCCCTGATTCCAGgtcagaggaagagaaggacctGGGACTGTCTTCTCCTCCTGATTGCTCCGTGGGGCAAGGAGACAGGATTATATTGGGTTTGTCTGGGTGTTCTGAAATAGACGACAGGAAGCCCCTTTTCTGCGTGGTATTCTTACCCTTAGGAGAAGATCCCAGAGTACGGTGATGGGTGTGGGAGACCAGTTCTTCATGTCTACTCTGGCATGACTCGCAGTTCTTCTCTTTTGGTtctgcagaagaagaagaaaaaacacaaaaataatgagACAGATGAAAATTTGCTGCTCAAAGACAATGAAGGATGAAATAATTcactcactatatatatatacatatatgtatatatatatatatatatatatagtatatatatatgtatatatatatatagcaactTTACTCACCCACATTTTCATGAAAGCCACATTATAAAGATAGCTGGAACAGGAGAGAAAGCTGCTTCTCATGCATTTCAAGATTATTCAAGGTTATTCAATAAGTACAATCCCTTAACATTTAAGGATCAAAAGAGGAGAGTATGTTGTTACCCAAATGTGTCAGTGTGACCCCATATTGGAATTAGAAGTTTCCCAAAATGTCCAAGTTTTACTTTTGCCTAAGTGATGCTCTTActttccccctttccccacaaagactatgtatgtatgtatgtatgtatgtatgtatgtatgtatatgtgtgtatatatatatgtgtgtgtgtgtatatatatatatatatatatatatatatatatatagttaaacaGGTAGCTCTGGATAAGTCCTAATGCTAAATTTCAATAAATGATTTTAACACTGACAATTCAAATTCTAATTAAGTAGCCTCAGTAATGTGGGGAACTAAACTGTTGGCATCAGTTCAGACAAGACCAGGTGCCTTCAGGGTGAAATGACTGTAAACCATTTCAAACTAAAGCAGTGATGTGCCTGGGGCATCATCTCAAATTGCATGAGACGTAAGTACTTCATTTTATGggagagataataataataaaacatggtGTTTTCATAACTCTTGGTAAAAGATACATTTCCTATTTCAGTCTACACAAACTGTTAAGAACAGATTTTTAAACCAATTGCTCCTAATAGAAAACTACAAACTTCATGGCCTCAATCTGCATGGACCTTGTAGAAACAATGTATTAGACATATAGTACTTATTACAACCCCCATTGCATTATTAAGAgtaattaaaaaacattaaaaactctGATTTTCAATCTCAACATTTTGAGCATGACAATAAAACAAGAATATACAGTTCTATACTGGCAAGCTAATACCCGGAAAGTAAtaacaatgtacacacacatatatatatccaaaataatgctatctgccttttcctctcctcttgtcATTTACACACTTTAACTCTAGAAAAGTAAAACTGTCCAAGACTTTCAGGAGGACTTTTCCCCAACTCTCCATCTCTACAACATTTTTAATGATAGCATAAGAAACAGCAATCTGTAATATTTTTGATGTTTCCCTGCATCTTGAATAAAGTCCTAAACACTGTCCATAAATTCTATTgtccatttaaaatgtaaatcacGTCCAGTTCAGCACCATAAGTGTCACTACACTGGCAGTACTCCAAATCTTAGATGAAAGAAAAGTTGTGACTTTTGTGAGCTTGTACACTGATATTTTcaactttaaataataataaaaaaaaacttgttgaATGGCATTTGTCACATGGAAATAAATTCCCATTGTTCTCTTATCCACTTGCTATAAATGTGATTCATTGAGTATTGACCCTGAAACACATGAAATATCAAAATTACATTTCTGCCATGTtatctaaaaatttttttttccttttaggttCAACTTCGGGACAAATACCTGTAAAGAAATACTGGCTGCAAGCTGTGCATGAGGGCTCCCATCTGtgaccccagtactcaggagtctgaggcaagaagatggcCAAGaacttgaggacagcctgggctacttagttcCAAACCATCCTGGGATATAATGTGAAACACCTGCCTCAGAACAGACACAAAGGGGGAAAAGCAAGAAGTACTGACTGTATGTGACTATTCAGAaaataagatttcttttaaatggtTGGCATCACGCCCTTCATCTCTGTCCtctgaactcatggagatttaGTTTATGTATTGTTGAAGTTGTAGATACCGACAGCCTTCCTTCTTTTGAACATAAGGTTCTCTTACATGAGGAAAGGCTATTCACCTCTGAATCACTGTAGGTCTTTGTTTTGTGAATGAATACGTTCAATACAATGTCTTACTATAGTTTGTGCATGTTGTGTAAGAGGGGGTACTCCATTTAGAAAGCCAATGAAGAAGCCTttgaaatacagattttttttttttaggtgagtCATTCGTGGCAGAATAATCTAATAAAATCATTAGGCCTGTAAGATGAACTCTTTAGTACCAAGGATTTACATAATTCCATATTGCCAGGCAAATCTCATTACCAGCCTAGCTGAAGGAATGCCAGCGTTTGCTTCTCTTAGTGTTTCTCCTCCGTCTCCCTCAACTGTccatgagaaacacttaaagtcTATTGGTCTACTGAAATAAAACACCGCATGTGTCCAAAGCTGACATAAGTGAACACTAAGTTTCGACGCAGAGATGATCTTCTTTCGAAAGTACACCCTGTTTTGCTGAGATCTGCAATTTTCACAACCAAGGAAACTTTCTAATTTATAACTTACCACCAAGTTATCTCGTAACTTCATGTGATACAACCTGTTTGGAACTTTAACAAAATGATTAAAGATTAAAGCGAAATTTTCCCTGCTCATCGGCCTTGTAGGGGGTTGTGAAATTCATGGAAACATAATGACATTAACATTACAAGAAAAGTTAACTCGGGGTGCTTTTATGCACAGATCCAGACTTTAACTTCGCTGTCAGAACTACAACTACGGAGATCTCCCCGGCTGTAAATTGACATTCCTGCCAATGGTTTTGCTATCTGGAAGGCTTAAACTTATTTCCAATGGAAACTAAACCGCAGTCCCTGAAACTTTCCACTGCTTGGGGAATTGTACTTAAAGAATTAAAGTGAGGGTTAgcaatttcagtttctttctaaATTCAGCTGGTGGCAAAACTTTGTCCCAAAAGCGAAGACATTCACAACAACCACAGTCAACGGTTTTCCATGCAAGAACAGAAGATTCACAGTGGTTTCTACCACTGGAAAGAGTGCGAGCACACTCGCTAAAGATCTCTCTCAACACCCGCTTAAGTTCTGCCAACACAAAGTTGAGGCAGACTGCGCCCACATTTcactttttcattctctttctatCAACGGGGGACAAACAGCTCTTTGGTTTTGTGAAAGCTTGGTCCCTATGCCCCTCCTAGCTGCCCACATTGTAGATCTACATCCCTGAACTTCATCGCTTCTTTTAAACAACTTTCTGTCCACCTTTAGGGAACTGCTGCTCATTTCAAAGCATCCTTCCAGAACCGTCATTTTCTCGCAGGAAAAGCAAACCAAACGACTCACCCTGCTTTCCCTCGGTATAATCTTGCTGGAAAACCTCGAAAGCGGGGACCGCCCGGCTCCCGGGATGCCTTGAAGTACCCGCTCCCAACACAGCCGTAGCCTCAGGCCTGCGCACGGCCTGGGGACTCTCGTTCCTGCCGCTGCTCCCCGACGCCAGAGCCCCGGTCCCCGACGGCCCCGGGTACAGGAACCGGTGCAGACCACGAGCCTCGCTCTCCTCCTGCGCCTGCTGCCTGCGAAGCGCCACCTGCGCGGCCATGACGCGCTGGCGCTCTGCGATCAAAGTGCACTTGGCACACGCGCAGTCCCGCCAGCGGCAGAAGCGCTTGTGGCCCTTCAGCGCCGACACCACGCCGTGATTGCGACAGCGGGCGCACTTGGGGGTCCGCGGGTAGCCGCAGCCCACCGCCCCCAGCGCCCTATCCAGCCCCGGGCCGGGAGCGCATCCTCCGCGACCCGCGCTGGCGGCCGATCGCAGGAACAGGCCAGGTGGCCGCAGAAAAGCCGCGGACACCGGGATCCCCGACGGCCCCGGCCGCGCGGGCGATGCGGGTGGAGCGGCCCGCAGTCCCGGGGCCAGGTGGGGTCTGCAGCCGCCGCTGCGGTCCCTACGGCCTGAAGGAAACTGCTCCATTCTGAGACGACAAGGGCGCTGTCCAGAGCTACCCGTGGGACTGCAGACTGCGAACTCTAGGTCCCGCTGTCCAGCTCCGCACACCGACGAGTTTACTCTCCTGGCCCAGAGCAGGAAACCGCTGCGTTCAGGAGCTCCAAAACCTGACAACGCCGGCAGCCAGTGAGCCTTGGAGTCCAGCCGCTGGGGTAGTTGTCCCGAGCTCTGCCAGTCTCCGGAGCCCAGGAAGGCCAGGCTGGAGAGGCCACCCCGCCCACCCTGTTGGCTGGCCAAGGGAGAAGGCCGGGGGAGGGCCTGGGGCGGAGAGTTGAGACTTTCTGGGAGGTGGCCTATGGGAGAGATTAGAAACTCTGTCCCTGTAGGGCTGAAGGGACCATTATGTAAAAAGAAACCTCTCACCAGCAAGGCCTAACCCCATCAATTCCTCAAGGAGTGGATTATAACGTAATCTCCCCCACTATCTTCCCTTTACTGCCCTAATTTAAACAAGATTTGACGTTCTTTCCCAAGCTCCGAGTTTCCACAAAGT harbors:
- the Dmrta1 gene encoding doublesex- and mab-3-related transcription factor A1 gives rise to the protein MEQFPSGRRDRSGGCRPHLAPGLRAAPPASPARPGPSGIPVSAAFLRPPGLFLRSAASAGRGGCAPGPGLDRALGAVGCGYPRTPKCARCRNHGVVSALKGHKRFCRWRDCACAKCTLIAERQRVMAAQVALRRQQAQEESEARGLHRFLYPGPSGTGALASGSSGRNESPQAVRRPEATAVLGAGTSRHPGSRAVPAFEVFQQDYTEGKQEPKEKNCESCQSRHEELVSHTHHRTLGSSPKGKNTTQKRGFLSSISEHPDKPNIILSPCPTEQSGGEDSPRSFSSSDLESGNESEWARDLIATRASLSKVTSRPRDPLGILTRIFPGYRRSRLEAILQFCKGDVVQAIEQILNGKEHKPDCRDPAHADLDDTAFQRASDFTLASIDFGTLSNKSALSPLEAASAAYGGDSSLYSFNPRLAFSPLRLAYSPGRALSGLVSPYLTPGLVPALPFRPALDYAFPGMIREPSHLQGKHLVTGGRLYFRPNQEHL